The Fusarium poae strain DAOMC 252244 chromosome 2, whole genome shotgun sequence nucleotide sequence ACTCGAACCGTCGATTCAAGAGTATTTAAGACTGTTTTGTGCGAGATTATAAGAGGATCATCAGTCGTTGCGAAGACAAAACAGCACTATCTATAACGCTACCTAGATCGGACTCGGTTATGCTGTTTGAGAAACCAAATTACCTTAAAACCTGTGCATGTAGGCACAATGTGAAGATTGTATAAATGATATAACCCTTTGGCATGGGAATCCTTTGGAAGCTGCATTGTTGCATAGGCATCCACTTCTTGTCGTGACGTGTCCGGACGTGCCGGATCACAATGGTAGCCTCACCAGCTAAATTTAGCAGGGCATGAATATTCAGCCTCACGATATCTGATTATCAGCCATCTTCCTTGCCAATGACTCGAACAAACACACAGATTGTTGATGTATGTAGGCTCAAAGGCCGACCAGGAAATAAGGAAAGAGATGTTTGGACATTTTATTCAGATTTTGATGTTTCTATGTGGATATATGGTCGACACGGCAGTCGCAGCACTAATTTATAGTGCCCGTCTAACCCCATGACAGTGAGCTAGGGCCATTCTAGAAATAGCAACACTGTCTTGACGTGAATTCGCGATACATATGCCCTAGACTAGAACGCATTCTCTATGTTTTCTATACCAACTTCGCACCATTGATACTTTGATAATGAACAGAACATCAGAAGTTGGTAGTTCTTGGCATCATTCTTTAGTCACCAGACAATGCGAAGAGAATGAAGAATGTTTCACATGGGCCCTTGGAAAAGAAATGAAGCATGATATAAGAGTCGGCCAGCTACCTTATGAGACAGAGCAGGTACATATATGAAAGAGAAATCGTATGAGCGAATACTGCCTCCCAAGTCCCTACTCTTTCTATTCTCGAACGACGTTCCATCAACAAGTCAATACTTTCGACCGACCATTAGGAACCGTGACCACATTAGGTCTTTTATATTTGTCAGAGTCGGGATCAGTCTCCTGTTCCTTCTCCAGTGCCCACTCGATCGACCTATGGGTGTCAACTGTCCATAGCACCCTCATGATCAACCCACTATATGCCATCTCTGCAGAGTGACTTACCACCCAATGGTCAACGCCCCCAAGCTTTCGATAAAGCCCCAGCCCGCCTTTTGCTCCGAATGTAGTCATGCTACCACCGGTGTGATTTTCCTTAAGGCCATGAAGCATGGCCAGCTTTCTCGTCTTGGGCTCCGAGTTGCCAAATGCGTTGAATGTCTCTTCTTCCAGGTGGATGCCGTGAGGAGAGTCCAAGATGGCCTCGTGGACTTCTTGGCCATCGACAGTATGTGTCCAGATGATAGTGAAGACAAAGTTCAGGATGCTACTTCCAGGTAAGAATATCGGTGTAAGCCATTTGGGCAATGGCTCTCCTGGATGAAGGTCTGGGCTCTGCCATGATGTTGCTGAGGGGTCCAAGTCATTGATCACTCGAACTGTTTTGAAGTGGTTCCAGGTCTCGATTATCTCAGCCCCTGGACGTGTTGCAATGACGGGAATATCTGGAGGAAACGATTTTAAAGTCGGTGGGTGCAAATGGTCGGAATAATGGAAACCAAGCAGGATAGCATCCAAGAGACTTGCAGTACTTTGTTGAGTGGCGTGTCCCTCTTCCATAGTTGGCAAGCGTACAGCAGCAGCCTGTTCAATCTTCCGGATCACATTTTCTAGGCTTCCGAAAGTCGAGATCTCAGGGCTGTTGACTGTTTCGATGTGGACCAGCCATGGGCTGATAACATCTGCAGGCCCTCTGAGCCAAGGCTCGAAGGCAACATGGTAGAAGGCCTTCCTAGTTGCAGCCTGTTCCATATTTGGTCTTGGGAAAGACATCAACCAGCTATTATCACCATTGAGAGATGTTAAGACTGGCCGAAGTGGTTGATTAGTGTCGCACAAATGTCTCGCGACAGCATCTTGGTGTGATTCTGTCATTATATCTCCGTTGCTGTTGACGACAATATGGGAATAACCCGAAGATGGGAAAAGATAATGACTTTGCGTTTCGAGTGGTGCATAGTCCATGACGGCATCGATATGAGTGTGTGTTATTCTAGTTCACACGAAGCTAACCCCTTCTGGTTGACGAGGTTAGTATATTGACCAAGACTACAGGGTCTAAGTACGGAGTAGGATCATGGGATTCCAACACGGCTCCTGGGTGGAAATATCATGGGGAATTGAAGCTCATAGCCTAAGAAGCCGACAGAAATAATCCCCCACTCTATTGATCCAGCAGTACTCTAACTCTTCCACTAATCTTGCCGTGGAGCTACAACAACATTGAGTCAAGTCTTATCCCTCAATTCAAGAAAGATTCATGATCTCAAGGGGTGTCGGCTTTAGCGAGCTCAGGGCCCCTTCTGGTTTTGATCATCTTTGAAGCAAGCTTTCTGCTGcaaatacttataaaagcTCCTTGGAACTAGTGTTGCTTGAGGCAGTAGTGGTTGTCTGCCATGAATCATGTTAGATGGACCTAAGCTAGATGGAGAGAAAGGATGAGTCTCAGCCATAGTGTACCATGATAAATGACCAAAATAGTCAACGTGTTCACCATATTCTAAACGGCAATCTTGTTCCCCAGGGTCTCAAGAGCCAAGATTCTAATCTCCTGAAACAAGCTCTGAAAAACGAAAATTAGGACAGCAACCCATAGAAGTAAAGCTAAAATCTCACCCACCATCACAGCCTCTGTAGGGTTCGAAAACGCACCGTGACACTTCGGACTTCCTTCTAATGACCATCCTCCGACCTCTGTGAAGATGACTTTAATGCTAACCCTAGTTGGTAAGCTCTCATTGGCATTTTCACATTCCGTCCTGGCAATACCCTTGTTCAGCTGCGGAAATGCACATTCAAGGTTCCTACAACCTGAATCTTTCATCACAGGGATCCCGTCAACTCAACTTACTTTGCCAAGGCCACAGTGTAAGCTAGCATTGCCTGTGTGCAGTGAAGATCTATCTAAATTCATTGACTTGTTCAAGTTCTGATTTGACTCATTGGTGTTTAAACAGCGCTCGGTTGGTCAGCCGAAGAACAGACCCCCATACATTAGATAGGCTATTGGGTTTTGCTCACTGACACTAGACCGCCCCAACTGAACTTATGAGCTAGCGACCAACTGACACGACTGATATTCGATTTTGAAGAAACAATTTGACTCGTGATACCTGACAGTTCCGGCAGTTCGATATTCCCAAGTACGACGAATCGATCGAATATACAAAGAAACTGCTCAGCCATCTCGATTGAACTAGGGTGCGAACGGTTACCTTCTTTCGCTTCAAGACTCAAAGTGCCAACATTTTATCTTGGGGGTGCTTTGACCTTGCGTGTCGGACGATGATTCCGCTAATCCAGTCAACGATCCGTAGATCCTCGGCTTTGAAGCGAGCAGATGATCATGTCAGTGCTGATCTACATTGTCACATTGATAATCCCGCATAATCTCCCTGAAAATGTCCGAGCTATTGCTGCAGACATTTGACCTTTGTTAGACTGCATTATCTACCGAGCACCATAACACGAAGCCGGATTCTTAACGTATGGCGTGCTACGAGTCTATCGGTAGAAATCATTGCTGGAATTCAAACTGACATATACGACAGAAAGTAGAGATAGCGCTGCCATCGAGACGAGGAAAGTGGTTTCAGGTTTCAGAACCATCTTCTCAGAAGCCAACATGGacataatagcttatatataagacCTCAGTTGCGGCATCAGATCGCCTTTTGTTGATGATTGTGGGAGTGAGGGGCCCCAGGGTCCAGAGATAACATAGCCTATCAGTCTGTGCAACCCTCGCTTTGACTGAAGCTGAGACTTGAAGCTTTGCGCCCACAACCACACGTAAGACGTTTGATTATTGAGTGATATCAGACGATGCAATCTAATGATACTCAAAACTCGTATCCTTGCCCCTTTTGCCAGCTCATAAGTCACTGGTAACGAACTCGGAATTTCAGGGGATAATCGTCCAGCCTGTAAAACATGTTCGATGCATGATGTTAAAGTTTATTAGAGGCAACGCTAACGTATTTAGTAGCGACCATCTCAAGCCCGAACATGGGGAGCCAAAGGATCCAAGCGCAAAGGCTAGTTTTAGCtgattgacttgacttgactttcTTTGTACCTTGGTGTGGCTACCAAGCATTGTTAAAAGACAGCAATTATCCGGGTAAAAACGAGAGACGAAGTATTGAGTCCTTGCTATACTTTGAGAAACGATGGCCTGAATATCCTACTCCACCATGGCAATTGATCCGTCCGCCACATCAGTGAAACCCACTGGGCTTGGCCAAACTCTTCTTGGCCTTAccatcttttttcttattccCACATCAATTGTTGTTATTCTCAGGTGTTTCACTCGAGTTAAATACCGTCTTTTCGGTATCGATGATGGCTTGATGCTTGTGGGTTGGGTAGGATAAACATCGCTGGTCATTCCACGAGACACTGACAGTCTGATCAGATGTTACATGTCACTTTTAGCTCCATGGCCATAAAGACTATCTACACTGGTCTAGGGACAAAAGATGAATACTTGAACGACTACTTACAAGGTATCACACGAAAAGTAAGCAACGGTGATATTGTAAAAGACAACAACTAAACTACTACTTAGTGGCTATGGATCGGGCAGGTTGTCTACAGCTTTTCCTTAATTCCCCTGAAATCCTCCATCTGCTTTACTCTTCTCCGAATCGCCGTAGCCAGATCCCATCGTATCATCGCCTGGGGGACTCTTGTCTTCACCGTTATATCGACCGGCGCAGCTACGCTTACGTTATTCATTGTTTGCAGTCCCTTAGCTACTGGCATGTCTGAAGAAGATATAGCGTTATGTCCTTCCAAGACAATTCTTGTGGGCTATGTTGTATCTGCCAGTGCAGTTATCATCGACTGGATTTGTGCTCTGCTACCAGTTTTTATGCTGTACAAGTCCAACATGAAGAAAGCGACGAAAATTTCTGTCAGCATTATCCTTGGACTAGCTGCTTTGTGAGTCTTGGTGTTATTGATGATTGTGGCGAATTTCTGACTTTCACAAAGGGCTTCACTCTGCACTATAATTCGATTTCCCTATGTGCGATACTACACTGTACCATCGAACTACCTTTGTGAGTACAGACTATCTAAGACTGCGGAGCGTTAGATCTCACAGTGAATAGATAATGTCACAAACATCGTCATCTGGTCAGTTGTTGAGTCGGGCATCGGAATTGTGGCCGGTTCACTACCATCCCTTCGCAAGCTCGTCAGTAACCGTTTTCATTTCGACTCCTCAAAGGGAAGCTCTCCATCTCATATCACACCGTTTTCAGGTGAAAACCGAGCTGTCATTACTGCGAGTTCTGCGCCAGCTATACGACGAACCCACGACCATAGGGTCCAGGCAGGAAGAGACTGGGAAGAACTTGACGATGGCTCATCTAGTAAAAACATATATGTGCAGGTTCATCTAGAGATGCAGACGATGGAGAGGCCGACGACGCCTCGATCCCACGAGTCTCGCGATGACCTTGTATACCGCATGACCTAAGGAAATTTGGTTGAGCGTATCAGCCTGATTCATCTCTGTTGATTGGTACAATCATGTAATGTCAGGATTTTATCTTCCCATCAATCGCCCAGTTGAAAAGTGACAGACAAGTTATCTAGCAAACTTGTTTGGTGTGTGCGACATCTAAGGAAGGTGCACACATTATTGTCAGTGTTCCACTTTCAACCCGTATGTGCTGCAGTTGATCTGACACAGGGAGAGTTTCGGGGGTTGAATAAGGATCAGCAGTCCAGCCAAGGATGCCACATTGGAATGAGCTTATGAGTTGAGCCAGTGATTTGACGGATAGTTGATTCGAGATTGTAGAAACTTATGCTGCAACAAGGTGAACTGTGCTGCCTAACAGCCCATATGGAAGCGAAGATTTGATGACATCACGTAATAAGGTCAGATTGAGATCGCATAATAAAGCAGGTAGTTGTAGAAAAAAACATTGGACCTTTATGTAAGATTAGTAATTGTGCAAACAACACAACTCTTCAGGTCCCAAGCCAACATAGCCCTTTGACCTTTGACCTTTGACCTTTGTAAAACGATACGGGATTAGGAAAGCAAATCGTACCTCGGCATCTCGACAGCTCAACAAAAACACAATTGGACCCAGGACTGTCTGTCCAAGCTCAAGCCGAGGCTGAATTTCCGTAACGCGGGGTTGGTGTACTCCCAAAGCAGCAAGGATGGGTAGATACCCCACACGCCTTGGTTGAGCTCCAGAACTGTTTTAACCCCGGATTTGCTTTTGCAACTGGGGAAGATGGGGATACGCGCCAGCAGGTTGAAGCGGTAAGGATGGGGTTAAATAGCTGGTGCAGTATCGGAGTTTCTCTTCTTTGCATGTTTTGTTCTTGAGGTGCCATCCTTCTGTGACTTTGACTACTCCTCCTGTCTTCTCCGCCAACTCGACGCTATTTCTCAGCAACATGGCTCTTCATTCACGATGGTCACAGCCAATCCCAAAATGCTCTCTCCAGCAGTGGGTATTCGGCTCCAGCAACGGTCCAATCGAAGATGGCGACAAGTCCATCCTTATTGACGCAGACCGCCCAGATACACACTTCCTCACCAAGTCTCAATTCCGATTATTTTCCAAGCAAATTGCCCTTGGCCTCATCAAGAACGGTGTTCAACAACAGAGCAGAGTCCTCGTATTTTCTGCAAACAATGTCTATTTCCCAAGCGTATTCCTCGGCATTCTTATGGCTGGAGGTATCTTCACTGGCGCAAATCCTTCCTTCACGCCACGAGAGCTTGCCTACCAGCTCAAGAACTCAGAGGCTACGCACATGTTTGTTCATGTAGGTCAGCTGCCTACTGCTTTGGAGGCGGCTGAGGAGGTCGGAATGAGCAAGCAGAATATCTTTGTCCTTGACCCCTCTGTTCTCCCACCTGTTGGGCCTGATTCAGCTCTTCCGGCTGCTCGAAAGGATGGGCTTCGCCTGTGGACAGAGTTAATAGCAGACAACCACGAACAAGCGAAAGGTTGGCAATGGACCGAGCCACAAGACCCAGAGAACACGACTTGTTGTTTGAACTATAGCAGCGGC carries:
- a CDS encoding hypothetical protein (TransMembrane:7 (o20-40i52-74o94-118i130-156o176-198i210-228o240-264i)), whose protein sequence is MAIDPSATSVKPTGLGQTLLGLTIFFLIPTSIVVILRCFTRVKYRLFGIDDGLMLVGWMLHVTFSSMAIKTIYTGLGTKDEYLNDYLQGITRKWLWIGQVVYSFSLIPLKSSICFTLLRIAVARSHRIIAWGTLVFTVISTGAATLTLFIVCSPLATGMSEEDIALCPSKTILVGYVVSASAVIIDWICALLPVFMLYKSNMKKATKISVSIILGLAALASLCTIIRFPYVRYYTVPSNYLYNVTNIVIWSVVESGIGIVAGSLPSLRKLVSNRFHFDSSKGSSPSHITPFSGENRAVITASSAPAIRRTHDHRVQAGRDWEELDDGSSSKNIYVQVHLEMQTMERPTTPRSHESRDDLVYRMT